The proteins below are encoded in one region of Drosophila santomea strain STO CAGO 1482 chromosome 3R, Prin_Dsan_1.1, whole genome shotgun sequence:
- the LOC120453827 gene encoding discs overgrown protein kinase isoform X1 → MMKRQRRSEETPLYHTETHKYRRPRMELRVGNKYRLGRKIGSGSFGDIYLGTTINTGEEVAIKLECIRTKHPQLHIESKFYKTMQGGIGIPRIIWCGSEGDYNVMVMELLGPSLEDLFNFCSRRFSLKTVLLLADQMISRIDYIHSRDFIHRDIKPDNFLMGLGKKGNLVYIIDFGLAKKFRDARSLKHIPYRENKNLTGTARYASINTHLGIEQSRRDDLESLGYVLMYFNLGALPWQGLKAANKRQKYERISEKKLSTSIVVLCKGFPSEFVNYLNFCRQMHFDQRPDYCHLRKLFRNLFHRLGFTYDYVFDWNLLKFGGPRNPQAIQQAQDGADGQAGHDAVAAAAAVAAAAAASSHQQQQHKVNAALGGGGGSAAQQQLQGGQTLAMLGGNGGGNGSQLIGGNGLNMDDSMAATNSSRPPYDTPERRPSIRMRQGGGGGGGGVGVGGMQSGGGGGGVGNAK, encoded by the exons ATGATGA AAAGGCAACGCAGATCCGAGGAAACTCCACTCTACCACACAGAAACCCACAAATACAGACGTCCAAGAATGGAGCTGCGCGTGGGTAACAAATACCGCCTGGGCCGCAAGATAGGATCGGGATCGTTCGGAGACATCTACCTGGGCACCACGATCAACACTGGCGAGGAAGTGGCCATCAAGCTGGAGTGCATCCGCACCAAGCACCCCCAGCTGCACATCGAGTCGAAGTTCTACAAGACGATGCAGGGCGGCATAGGTATACCCCGCATAATCTGGTGCGGCAGCGAGGGCGACTACAATGTGATGGTGATGGAGCTACTCGGACCCTCGCTGGAGGACCTCTTCAACTTTTGTTCGCGCCGCTTTTCGTTGAAGACAGTTCTGCTGCTGGCGGACCAGATGATCTCCCGCATCGATTACATACACTCGCGGGACTTCATCCATCGCGACATTAAGCCGGACAACTTCCTCATGGGTCTTGGCAAGAAGGGCAACCTGGTGTACATCATTGactttggcctggccaaaaagttCCGGGATGCCCGGTCGCTGAAGCACATTCCCTATCGGGAAAACAAGAACCTCACGGGCACTGCCCGCTATGCCTCCATCAACACACATTTGGGCATTGAGCAATCGCGTCGTGACGACCTGGAATCCCTCGGCTATGTCCTCATGTACTTCAATCTGGGAGCCTTGCCCTGGCAGGGCCTAAAGGCAGCCAACAAGAGGCAAAAGTACGAGAGGATCTCGGAAAAGAAGCTGTCCACCTCGATTGTGGTGCTGTGCAAGGGCTTCCCCAGCGAGTTCGTCAACTATCTGAACTTCTGTCGCCAGATGCATTTCGACCAGCGTCCCGATTACTGCCACCTGCGCAAGCTCTTCCGAAACCTGTTCCACCGTTTGGGCTTCACTTATGACTATGTGTTTGACTGGAACCTGCTTAAGTTTGGCGGACCACGGAATCCCCAGGCCATTCAGCAGGCGCAGGACGGAGCGGACGGTCAGGCGGGACATGATgcggtggcagcagcagcggcggtggcagcagcggcagccgcCTCATcgcatcaacagcagcagcacaaggtcaATGCGGCGCTTGGCGGCGGTGGAGGCAGTGCAGCGCAACAGCAACTCCAGGGCGGCCAAACGCTGGCGATGCTGGGCGGCAATGGAGGCGGAAACGGCAGCCAACTGATTGGCGGCAACGGACTCAACATGGACGACTCAATGGCGGCCACCAACTCGTCGAGACCGCCCTACGACACGCCGGAACGTCGGCCCTCGATACGGATGCGCCAGggtggcggaggaggcggcggtggagtGGGTGTGGGCGGTATGCAGAGCGGCGGAGGGGGCGGTGGCGTGGGGAAcgccaaataa
- the LOC120453827 gene encoding discs overgrown protein kinase isoform X2 gives MELRVGNKYRLGRKIGSGSFGDIYLGTTINTGEEVAIKLECIRTKHPQLHIESKFYKTMQGGIGIPRIIWCGSEGDYNVMVMELLGPSLEDLFNFCSRRFSLKTVLLLADQMISRIDYIHSRDFIHRDIKPDNFLMGLGKKGNLVYIIDFGLAKKFRDARSLKHIPYRENKNLTGTARYASINTHLGIEQSRRDDLESLGYVLMYFNLGALPWQGLKAANKRQKYERISEKKLSTSIVVLCKGFPSEFVNYLNFCRQMHFDQRPDYCHLRKLFRNLFHRLGFTYDYVFDWNLLKFGGPRNPQAIQQAQDGADGQAGHDAVAAAAAVAAAAAASSHQQQQHKVNAALGGGGGSAAQQQLQGGQTLAMLGGNGGGNGSQLIGGNGLNMDDSMAATNSSRPPYDTPERRPSIRMRQGGGGGGGGVGVGGMQSGGGGGGVGNAK, from the coding sequence ATGGAGCTGCGCGTGGGTAACAAATACCGCCTGGGCCGCAAGATAGGATCGGGATCGTTCGGAGACATCTACCTGGGCACCACGATCAACACTGGCGAGGAAGTGGCCATCAAGCTGGAGTGCATCCGCACCAAGCACCCCCAGCTGCACATCGAGTCGAAGTTCTACAAGACGATGCAGGGCGGCATAGGTATACCCCGCATAATCTGGTGCGGCAGCGAGGGCGACTACAATGTGATGGTGATGGAGCTACTCGGACCCTCGCTGGAGGACCTCTTCAACTTTTGTTCGCGCCGCTTTTCGTTGAAGACAGTTCTGCTGCTGGCGGACCAGATGATCTCCCGCATCGATTACATACACTCGCGGGACTTCATCCATCGCGACATTAAGCCGGACAACTTCCTCATGGGTCTTGGCAAGAAGGGCAACCTGGTGTACATCATTGactttggcctggccaaaaagttCCGGGATGCCCGGTCGCTGAAGCACATTCCCTATCGGGAAAACAAGAACCTCACGGGCACTGCCCGCTATGCCTCCATCAACACACATTTGGGCATTGAGCAATCGCGTCGTGACGACCTGGAATCCCTCGGCTATGTCCTCATGTACTTCAATCTGGGAGCCTTGCCCTGGCAGGGCCTAAAGGCAGCCAACAAGAGGCAAAAGTACGAGAGGATCTCGGAAAAGAAGCTGTCCACCTCGATTGTGGTGCTGTGCAAGGGCTTCCCCAGCGAGTTCGTCAACTATCTGAACTTCTGTCGCCAGATGCATTTCGACCAGCGTCCCGATTACTGCCACCTGCGCAAGCTCTTCCGAAACCTGTTCCACCGTTTGGGCTTCACTTATGACTATGTGTTTGACTGGAACCTGCTTAAGTTTGGCGGACCACGGAATCCCCAGGCCATTCAGCAGGCGCAGGACGGAGCGGACGGTCAGGCGGGACATGATgcggtggcagcagcagcggcggtggcagcagcggcagccgcCTCATcgcatcaacagcagcagcacaaggtcaATGCGGCGCTTGGCGGCGGTGGAGGCAGTGCAGCGCAACAGCAACTCCAGGGCGGCCAAACGCTGGCGATGCTGGGCGGCAATGGAGGCGGAAACGGCAGCCAACTGATTGGCGGCAACGGACTCAACATGGACGACTCAATGGCGGCCACCAACTCGTCGAGACCGCCCTACGACACGCCGGAACGTCGGCCCTCGATACGGATGCGCCAGggtggcggaggaggcggcggtggagtGGGTGTGGGCGGTATGCAGAGCGGCGGAGGGGGCGGTGGCGTGGGGAAcgccaaataa
- the LOC120453828 gene encoding uncharacterized protein LOC120453828 has protein sequence MGARQSQSREPRSVSMENPTPAGVIDISDDVVKRLKAGISQQAREHAAAAEESKPAPKPTPKAAAKPAASAPAAPSAPKVSYPAAVPIYVQGGGHTISAADVQRQMNQELVKNDELWKERMAKLEENLKKTNTILEKEYANAVDNVHKRFVSTASSHKVPPCQDLKSQLLACYRAYPGETLKCMEEVAQFRQCIDQHRVQKLDAEPEAPKAATKATVPAKGA, from the exons ATGGGAGCCCGACAGTCTCAATCCCGCGAGCCCAGATCCGTTTCGATGGAGAACCCAACTCCTGCCGGCGTTATTGATATATCCGACGATGTGGTCAAGCGACTGAAGGCGGGCATATCCCAGCAGG CTCGTGAGCACGCAGCCGCTGCGGAGGAATCGAAGCCAGCGCCAAAACCAACACCGAAGGCTGCTGCCAAGCCAGCCGCATCGGCGCCAGCTGCCCCTTCTGCTCCGAAAGTATCCTATCCCGCTGCAGTGCCCATTTACGTCCAGGGAGGAGGACACACCATCAGCGCGGCCGATGTGCAGCGCCAGATGAACCAGGAGCTGGTCAAGAACGACGAGCTGTGGAAGGAGCGCATGGCGAAGCTGGAGGAGAACCTCAAGAAGACCAACACCATTCTGGAGAAGGAGTATGCCAATGCTGTAGACAATGTGCACAAGCGATTCGTCAGCACCGCGTCGTCGCACAAAGTGCCTCCCTGCCAGGACCTGAAATCCCAGCTGCTCGCCTGCTACCGCGCGTATCCCGGAGAGACCTTGAAATGCATGGAGGAGGTGGCCCAGTTCCGACAGTGCATCGATCAGCATCGCGTCCAGAAGCTGGATGCGGAACCAGAGGCGCCGAAAGCGGCCACCAAGGCCACCGTTCCTGCCAAGGGGGCCTAG